A DNA window from Leptolyngbya sp. KIOST-1 contains the following coding sequences:
- a CDS encoding DUF2993 domain-containing protein, whose translation MSSDPAATPNANGATPKGSRIISRLLPPAIRLWLHTQLDHIEGLEFAIDGKDRQILGGYLPKVTVAAHQAVYQGLHVSQVAVSAADIRVNLPQVLRGKALRLLQPFPVDGQVTVLAADLRASLGSPLLGQGLRDVLKQLLAGAVSPQQVPLDRWLEGEAVADVDIALATDRLTLRWAGHRAGQDSLKLTTALAIQEGRWLHLRRPVATVTTAPGDTSPPIALDDMAFDLGPEVDIRQLAVTPAGIDLVGMVRVIPAD comes from the coding sequence ATGAGTTCTGATCCCGCTGCTACCCCCAATGCCAATGGTGCGACTCCCAAAGGCAGTCGCATTATCAGCCGCCTGCTGCCCCCGGCCATTCGCCTTTGGCTGCACACGCAGCTCGACCACATTGAAGGGCTGGAGTTTGCGATTGATGGCAAGGATCGACAAATTTTGGGGGGCTACCTGCCGAAGGTGACCGTGGCCGCACATCAGGCGGTTTATCAGGGGCTGCACGTCAGCCAGGTGGCCGTCAGCGCGGCGGATATTCGCGTCAACCTGCCCCAGGTGCTGCGTGGCAAGGCGCTGCGCCTGCTCCAGCCCTTTCCCGTGGACGGGCAGGTGACAGTGCTGGCTGCCGATCTGCGGGCCTCCCTGGGGTCGCCGCTGCTGGGTCAGGGGTTGCGGGACGTGCTAAAACAGCTGCTGGCCGGGGCAGTTTCCCCCCAGCAAGTGCCCCTCGATCGCTGGCTGGAGGGCGAGGCTGTCGCCGACGTCGATATTGCCCTGGCCACCGATCGCCTGACCCTGCGCTGGGCAGGGCATCGGGCCGGCCAGGACAGCCTTAAACTGACCACCGCCCTGGCCATCCAGGAGGGGCGCTGGCTACATCTGCGTCGGCCCGTAGCCACGGTGACGACCGCCCCAGGAGACACCTCGCCCCCCATTGCCCTTGACGATATGGCCTTCGATCTGGGGCCAGAGGTCGATATTCGCCAGCTGGCCGTCACCCCCGCCGGCATTGACCTGGTGGGGATGGTGCGGGTGATTCCCGCCGATTAG
- a CDS encoding DUF4912 domain-containing protein, which produces MSSPRPPLEDMTLRQLRKVASEYEVSRYSRMRKTELIEAIQTIDAQRGAAATPAPTAPVPAAPVPAMAGAASEPASAPSMPSAPPAPSVEVLASVDDGLADLPSGYGESRIVLMPRDPQWAYAYWDIPNTHKDELRRQGGSRLALRFYDVTDIDFYSQAPHSLQQYECDEMAREWYLPIPVSDRDYVAEIGYLCNDGRWLVLARSLPVHIPPVYPSDWVEDHFMTVEWQADLRGKTLMTLKHPSQRAAESTNAIYDSIFAMTESAEAQRVAGSLFGSMQHVPASMAPEKAVSSYVFPSGAGLWAVPGAEVGVPTMSGIGLNVSGLTMSGAGFSASAPPIRPRKFWLVADAELIVYGATEPDATVTIGGKPIKLNSDGTFRFQMSFQDGNIDYPIMAVAADGEQTRAIHMTFDRATPSRRTNTKDEAVLEWLP; this is translated from the coding sequence ATGTCATCACCCCGTCCCCCCCTGGAAGATATGACCCTGCGGCAGCTCCGCAAGGTGGCTAGTGAGTACGAGGTATCTCGCTACAGCCGTATGCGCAAGACCGAGTTGATCGAGGCAATTCAGACGATCGATGCCCAGCGTGGGGCGGCGGCGACTCCAGCTCCAACAGCACCGGTCCCGGCGGCTCCTGTTCCCGCCATGGCCGGTGCCGCTTCGGAACCAGCATCGGCCCCCAGCATGCCCAGCGCCCCCCCCGCCCCTTCCGTGGAGGTGCTGGCCTCGGTGGATGACGGCCTGGCCGACCTGCCCAGCGGCTACGGCGAAAGCCGCATCGTGCTGATGCCCCGCGATCCTCAGTGGGCCTACGCCTACTGGGACATCCCCAACACCCACAAAGACGAACTGCGACGGCAGGGCGGTTCGCGCCTGGCCCTGCGCTTCTACGATGTCACCGATATTGACTTTTACTCCCAGGCTCCCCACAGCCTGCAGCAGTACGAGTGCGACGAAATGGCGCGCGAATGGTACCTGCCCATCCCGGTCAGCGATCGCGACTATGTGGCCGAAATTGGCTACCTCTGCAACGACGGTCGCTGGCTGGTGCTGGCGCGATCGCTGCCCGTCCACATTCCCCCGGTCTACCCCTCCGACTGGGTCGAAGACCACTTCATGACCGTCGAATGGCAGGCTGACCTGCGCGGCAAGACCTTGATGACCCTCAAGCATCCCAGCCAGCGGGCCGCCGAGAGCACCAACGCCATCTACGACAGCATCTTTGCCATGACCGAGTCGGCGGAGGCCCAGCGGGTGGCCGGGTCGCTGTTTGGCTCCATGCAGCACGTGCCCGCGTCGATGGCTCCCGAAAAGGCCGTCAGCTCCTACGTCTTCCCCTCGGGGGCTGGGCTGTGGGCAGTGCCCGGGGCCGAGGTTGGGGTGCCGACGATGTCTGGGATTGGCCTCAATGTATCGGGGCTGACCATGTCGGGGGCGGGCTTCTCGGCGTCGGCTCCACCGATCCGGCCTCGCAAGTTCTGGCTGGTGGCCGACGCCGAGCTGATTGTCTACGGGGCCACCGAACCCGACGCCACGGTGACCATCGGCGGCAAGCCAATCAAGCTCAACTCCGACGGCACCTTCCGGTTCCAGATGTCCTTCCAGGACGGCAACATCGACTATCCGATTATGGCGGTGGCGGCGGATGGCGAGCAGACTCGCGCCATCCACATGACCTTCGATCGCGCTACCCCCTCGCGCCGCACCAACACCAAAGACGAAGCGGTGTTGGAGTGGCTGCCCTAG
- a CDS encoding 2-phosphosulfolactate phosphatase family protein encodes MKLFLFHTPEEVPDQGSPDCAIAIDVLRATTTMAAALAAGAEAIQVFSDIESLLSVSETWPADKRLRAGERGGGKVEGCDLGNSPLDHSPDFSGGKRLFMSTTNGTRCLKRIEHAPTVITAALTTRQAVVEFLLSQNPATVWLVGSGWEGTYSLEDTVCAGAIIHGVIVATGQTFKDLAGNDAAIAAVSLYLQWQDQLLDLMHYASHGQRLLRLDNEADLQYCAQLDVLNVVPRQREVGVLAL; translated from the coding sequence GTGAAGCTATTCCTCTTCCACACTCCCGAAGAAGTTCCTGACCAGGGCAGTCCTGACTGCGCGATCGCCATTGATGTTCTGCGGGCCACCACCACAATGGCGGCGGCCCTGGCGGCAGGGGCCGAAGCCATTCAAGTCTTTAGCGACATTGAAAGCCTGCTCAGCGTCAGCGAAACCTGGCCCGCCGACAAGCGGCTACGGGCGGGCGAGCGGGGTGGCGGCAAGGTCGAGGGCTGCGACCTGGGCAACTCCCCCCTCGACCACTCCCCCGACTTTTCGGGGGGCAAGCGGCTGTTTATGAGCACCACCAACGGCACCCGCTGCCTCAAGCGCATCGAGCATGCCCCTACGGTGATTACCGCCGCCCTCACCACCCGCCAGGCTGTGGTTGAGTTTTTGCTCAGCCAAAATCCAGCCACCGTATGGCTGGTGGGCTCCGGCTGGGAGGGCACCTACTCTCTGGAGGACACCGTCTGCGCCGGCGCGATCATCCACGGGGTGATTGTGGCAACAGGGCAAACCTTCAAAGACCTGGCGGGCAACGACGCCGCGATCGCCGCCGTCAGCCTCTACCTACAGTGGCAGGACCAGCTGCTGGACCTGATGCACTATGCCAGCCACGGCCAGCGCCTGCTGCGCCTCGACAACGAAGCCGACCTGCAATACTGCGCCCAACTCGATGTGCTCAATGTGGTGCCGCGCCAGCGCGAGGTGGGGGTGCTGGCCCTATAG